The following proteins are encoded in a genomic region of Vibrio spartinae:
- the ilvA gene encoding threonine ammonia-lyase, biosynthetic, producing the protein MTFTSQTGADYLRQILRAPVYEVAMVTPLQDMPRLAARLNNRVQLKREDRQPVHSFKLRGAYNMIANLSEAQKQAGIITASAGNHAQGLALSGTKLGVKSTIVMPKTTPDIKVDAVRGFGGAVVLFGNNFDEAKAEAERLAAEHHYTFVPPFDHPLVIAGQGTIGMEMLQQNGHLDYIFVPVGGGGLAAGVAVLIKQLMPEIKVIAVEPEESSCLKAALDAGEPVVLEQVSMFADGVAVKRIGDETFRLCQQYLDGHISVSSDEICAAVKDIFEDTRAIAEPSGALALAGLKKYAEQHQLTGKQLGTVLSGANTNFHGLRYVSERCELGEKREGLLAVTIPERKGAFFEFCQIIGGRAVTEFNYRYNDDSLANVFVGIRLAGGPEELNSIIQDLRKAGYPVIDLSDDEIAKLHIRYMIGGRPSKPLKERLYAFEFPEYPGALLTFLSTLGTHWNISLFNYRNHGADYGRVLCAFELNDDDLVRFSAHLVELGYQYKDETDNPTYQFFLSQS; encoded by the coding sequence TGCGATGGTGACACCATTGCAAGACATGCCCCGGCTTGCAGCGCGACTCAATAACCGAGTCCAGCTCAAACGCGAAGATCGCCAGCCAGTCCATTCGTTTAAACTGCGCGGTGCTTACAACATGATTGCTAATCTGAGCGAAGCCCAAAAGCAAGCCGGCATTATTACAGCCTCCGCAGGTAACCATGCTCAGGGATTGGCCTTATCCGGCACGAAGTTAGGTGTGAAATCAACCATCGTCATGCCCAAAACCACACCAGACATCAAAGTTGATGCCGTGCGTGGATTTGGTGGCGCAGTGGTGTTATTCGGCAATAACTTCGATGAAGCGAAAGCAGAAGCCGAACGACTTGCCGCGGAGCATCATTATACGTTTGTGCCCCCTTTCGATCATCCACTGGTCATTGCCGGACAAGGCACGATTGGCATGGAGATGCTGCAACAGAACGGTCATCTGGATTATATCTTCGTGCCCGTCGGTGGCGGTGGTCTGGCAGCCGGTGTTGCCGTGCTGATCAAACAACTGATGCCCGAAATCAAAGTGATTGCCGTTGAACCGGAAGAATCGAGTTGTTTAAAAGCCGCGCTTGATGCCGGAGAACCGGTGGTTCTTGAACAAGTCAGCATGTTTGCAGACGGGGTCGCGGTAAAACGCATTGGCGATGAGACCTTCCGTTTGTGTCAGCAATATCTCGACGGCCATATCTCTGTGTCCAGTGACGAAATCTGTGCCGCAGTGAAAGATATCTTTGAAGATACCCGCGCGATTGCTGAACCTTCCGGCGCTCTGGCTCTGGCGGGTTTGAAAAAATATGCAGAACAACACCAGCTGACGGGCAAACAGTTAGGAACCGTGCTCTCCGGAGCCAACACCAACTTTCACGGCTTACGCTATGTTTCAGAACGATGTGAACTGGGCGAAAAACGTGAAGGTTTGCTTGCCGTGACCATCCCTGAGCGCAAAGGGGCATTTTTCGAATTCTGCCAGATTATCGGTGGCCGGGCGGTCACAGAGTTTAACTATCGCTACAATGATGACTCACTGGCCAATGTCTTCGTCGGGATTCGTCTCGCCGGCGGCCCGGAAGAACTCAACAGCATTATTCAGGATCTGCGCAAAGCTGGCTATCCGGTGATCGATTTATCCGATGATGAAATCGCCAAACTGCACATTCGTTACATGATTGGCGGAAGGCCGTCGAAACCACTCAAAGAACGGTTATACGCATTCGAATTTCCGGAATATCCCGGAGCACTGCTGACATTCCTCAGTACACTCGGGACGCACTGGAATATCAGTCTCTTCAACTATCGCAACCATGGTGCCGACTACGGTCGGGTGCTTTGTGCATTTGAGCTCAATGACGACGATTTAGTCCGTTTCTCAGCTCATCTCGTTGAATTGGGTTATCAGTACAAAGACGAGACCGACAATCCGACCTATCAGTTCTTTTTGTCTCAGTCTTAG
- a CDS encoding tetratricopeptide repeat protein, protein MKRPSVCIAVTLIIGLLAGCTAQQKRHSMMAQLYDGRPVSRLAVDSAPQTAQEAIVRGDAAMHAQQDDLALFEYIRALSLLPAGQHRDKTLYKIGRIHQLHQRDRLSEKAYQMALQDNPHNIDVLQQLGVNYSKKGAFDVGKRCFIRAINADQLRLHHHVMLSPSINQIDTVDALEMDDHSPANAYMGLGIIYDVASQHGMAQALYKKVLNVHPQSSKVLLNIGYSYYMSGDDLEAKRATLAALALDPDNSRAQNNLGLIYLGQGKIQRALNVFMQQMASYQALNRVGYLLMIQGHPDKAIPYLQQAIDEKSSFYQAAHENLERAFAEVNALAHQ, encoded by the coding sequence ATGAAGAGACCATCGGTTTGCATTGCAGTGACCTTGATAATTGGTTTGCTCGCTGGTTGTACCGCTCAGCAGAAGCGGCATTCAATGATGGCGCAATTGTATGATGGCCGTCCTGTGAGTCGTCTGGCTGTGGATAGTGCGCCGCAAACAGCACAGGAAGCGATTGTCCGTGGCGATGCTGCGATGCATGCGCAGCAGGATGATTTAGCGCTGTTTGAGTATATTCGTGCGTTGTCATTATTGCCAGCGGGACAGCACCGGGATAAAACCCTTTATAAAATTGGGCGAATTCATCAGTTGCATCAGCGTGATAGGTTATCCGAGAAAGCTTATCAGATGGCGTTGCAAGACAATCCGCACAATATCGACGTATTGCAGCAGTTGGGAGTGAATTACAGTAAAAAAGGGGCGTTTGATGTCGGAAAACGTTGCTTTATTCGCGCCATTAATGCGGATCAGTTGCGTTTGCATCACCATGTGATGCTATCTCCGTCGATAAACCAGATTGATACCGTCGATGCTTTAGAAATGGATGACCATTCTCCCGCCAATGCTTACATGGGGCTGGGGATTATTTATGATGTGGCGTCTCAGCATGGTATGGCTCAGGCGCTCTATAAAAAGGTGCTCAATGTCCACCCACAATCGAGCAAAGTACTGCTCAATATCGGTTATTCCTATTACATGAGTGGTGACGACCTTGAGGCGAAGCGCGCCACACTTGCTGCATTGGCGCTTGATCCCGATAACAGCAGAGCGCAGAACAATCTGGGCCTCATTTATCTTGGTCAGGGTAAAATACAGCGAGCGCTGAATGTGTTTATGCAGCAGATGGCAAGTTATCAGGCATTAAATCGTGTCGGCTACTTACTGATGATTCAGGGGCACCCTGACAAGGCAATTCCTTATTTGCAGCAAGCCATTGATGAAAAGTCATCCTTCTATCAAGCCGCGCATGAAAATCTGGAAAGAGCGTTTGCTGAAGTGAACGCCTTGGCTCATCAATAG
- the tusA gene encoding sulfurtransferase TusA: protein MTIDNSLADYTLEAEGLRCPEPVMMVRKTIRSMKDGEKLLVIADDPSTTRDIPSFCRFMDHQLLEAQIEQEPYQFLIQKGL from the coding sequence ATGACCATTGATAACTCATTAGCCGATTACACATTAGAGGCAGAAGGATTACGGTGTCCCGAACCTGTCATGATGGTCAGAAAAACCATTCGTTCGATGAAAGACGGTGAGAAACTACTGGTCATTGCCGATGACCCCTCAACAACCCGCGATATTCCCAGCTTCTGTCGGTTTATGGATCATCAGTTGTTGGAAGCTCAAATCGAGCAAGAACCGTATCAGTTTTTGATTCAGAAAGGACTTTGA
- a CDS encoding Hcp family type VI secretion system effector, translating into MPTPCYISIEGETQGLITSGACTADSIGDSFVEGHEDEMMVQQFDHVVSVPTDPQSGQPAGQRVHKPFQFTVNLNKAVPLLYNALASGEKMSAVTLKWYRTSIEGKQENFFTTTLENATIVDIKCEMPHCQNPADSDFTQNLTVSMSYRKITWDHVNAGTSGADDWRKPIEA; encoded by the coding sequence ATGCCAACTCCATGTTATATCTCTATCGAAGGCGAAACTCAGGGGCTAATCACGTCAGGCGCTTGTACTGCTGATTCTATCGGTGACTCTTTTGTTGAAGGTCACGAAGATGAAATGATGGTTCAACAGTTTGACCATGTTGTTAGTGTTCCGACTGATCCTCAGTCTGGTCAACCAGCGGGTCAACGTGTTCACAAGCCTTTCCAATTCACTGTGAACCTGAACAAAGCTGTTCCTCTGCTGTATAACGCATTGGCTTCAGGTGAAAAAATGTCTGCTGTTACTTTGAAGTGGTACCGCACTTCAATCGAAGGCAAGCAAGAAAACTTCTTCACCACAACACTTGAAAACGCAACTATCGTTGACATCAAGTGTGAAATGCCACACTGCCAAAACCCAGCAGACTCTGATTTCACTCAGAACCTGACTGTGTCAATGTCTTACCGTAAGATCACTTGGGACCACGTTAACGCGGGTACTTCAGGTGCTGACGACTGGCGTAAACCAATCGAAGCTTAA